The following proteins are encoded in a genomic region of Ostrea edulis chromosome 7, xbOstEdul1.1, whole genome shotgun sequence:
- the LOC130047555 gene encoding uncharacterized protein LOC130047555, protein MDGDLEGSFFSTLYRWLDSEVPARLGISIFSFIDGWTPRFPLAWGFRYSALWMVGLRGSRSPGDFHIQLYRWLDSEVPARLGISIFSCIDGWTPRFPLAWGFPYSAVSMVGLRGSRSPGDFHIQLYRWLDSEVPARLVISIFSCIDGWTPRFPLAW, encoded by the coding sequence CTGTATCGATGGTTGGACTCCGAGGTTCCCGCTCGCCTGGGGATTTCCATATTCAGCTTCATCGATGGTTGGACTCCGAGGTTCCCGCTCGCCTGGGGATTTCGATATTCTGCTTTATGGATGGTTGGACTCCGAGGTTCCCGCTCGCCTGGGGATTTCCATATTCAGCTGTATCGATGGTTGGACTCCGAGGTTCCTGCTCGCCTGGGGATTTCCATATTCAGCTGTATCGATGGTTGGACTCCGAGGTTCCCGCTCGCCTGGGGATTTCCATATTCAGCTGTATCGATGGTTGGACTCCGAGGTTCCCGCTCGCCTGGTGATTTCCATATTCAGCTGTATCGATGGTTGGACTCCGAGGTTCCCGCTCGCCTGGTGATTTCCATATTCAGCTGTATCGATGGTTGGACTCCGAGGTTCCCGCTCGCCTGGTGA